The following are from one region of the Microbacterium sp. BK668 genome:
- a CDS encoding adenylate/guanylate cyclase domain-containing protein: MESDLGRPAAATTEWVGTPRPRRRAGLSIYSILLIMLLSVSVLSSIVVGVIGYINGTQALRAIATEKLVEIRENRAREVTQLFGTIENSVRLSAMNETSKQAAVAFTEGFAALEGTELDAAASAALAAYYEDVFATQLAEATGEDVDGAAFAPKDDAARYLQARYVVPYDAWEDAILVDDAGDGSAWSAAHATYHEYFRALTEVQQYEDVLLIDTRGDVVYTAFKGVDLGANLLEGPYRLSNLADAYREVMSRNIVGEVVLADFAAYSPSLGNPAGWAVTPIAVDDRIVGALAIELPIDRINDVMTVGGEWALNGLGETGETYLVGRDGTMRSISRALKSSPESYAESAVSAGLSPAAAALSVQNGDTVLQQTILGEALSQAQSGEDGALIERDYLGRESITAYAPLAVGDLGWTIVAQATFDEAMAPVEDFTRNLILSTAGMIIFVCLLSLVLAQVFVRPLRRLKAAAQRIAAGEEGVQVDAGSSDELADVATAFNDMSRSLQAKSNLIEQQERANENLILSFMPEGMADRYKHGDEAITQDNDDVTVIFADIVGFEELALTLSSEEAVTKLNDLIRIFDEAAERYGVERVRTTRQSYVASVGLGTPRVDNARRAVEFAIELSTILERYSAQQGVELGLRAGLDSGQVTSGLIGRARIVYDMWGDAVSLAYRVQGDYDEAGIYITQRVADRLPDTIVVAPAGEVSTKSGEQRVWRVETHVPVGEA; encoded by the coding sequence GTGGAGTCCGACCTGGGCAGGCCGGCTGCGGCGACCACCGAGTGGGTGGGCACACCGCGGCCTCGCCGGCGTGCCGGACTCTCGATCTACTCGATCCTGCTGATCATGCTGCTCTCGGTGAGCGTCCTGTCGAGCATCGTGGTCGGCGTCATCGGCTACATCAACGGCACGCAGGCCCTCCGCGCGATCGCGACCGAGAAGCTCGTCGAGATCCGTGAGAACCGTGCGCGCGAGGTCACGCAGCTCTTCGGCACGATCGAGAACTCGGTCCGCCTCAGCGCCATGAACGAGACCAGCAAGCAGGCGGCGGTCGCGTTCACGGAGGGATTCGCGGCGCTCGAGGGCACGGAACTGGATGCCGCGGCATCCGCCGCCCTCGCGGCCTACTACGAGGACGTCTTCGCGACGCAGCTGGCCGAGGCCACGGGCGAGGACGTCGACGGCGCAGCCTTCGCGCCGAAGGACGACGCGGCGCGCTACCTGCAGGCACGCTACGTGGTGCCCTACGACGCCTGGGAGGATGCGATCCTCGTCGACGACGCGGGGGACGGGAGCGCCTGGTCGGCCGCCCACGCCACGTACCACGAGTACTTCCGCGCCCTCACCGAGGTGCAGCAGTACGAGGACGTCCTGTTGATCGACACGCGGGGCGACGTCGTCTACACCGCGTTCAAGGGCGTCGACCTCGGAGCGAACCTGCTCGAGGGCCCGTACCGTCTGTCGAATCTCGCCGACGCCTACCGCGAGGTCATGAGCCGCAACATCGTCGGCGAGGTGGTGCTCGCCGACTTCGCCGCCTACAGCCCGAGCCTGGGCAACCCCGCCGGCTGGGCGGTGACGCCCATCGCGGTGGACGACCGCATCGTGGGCGCCCTCGCGATCGAGCTGCCGATCGATCGCATCAACGACGTCATGACGGTGGGCGGCGAGTGGGCACTCAACGGGCTCGGCGAGACGGGCGAGACCTACCTCGTGGGTCGCGACGGCACGATGCGGTCGATCTCGCGGGCGCTGAAGTCCTCGCCGGAGTCGTACGCCGAGTCGGCCGTGTCGGCGGGGCTGTCGCCCGCCGCGGCGGCGCTGAGCGTGCAGAACGGCGACACGGTGCTGCAGCAGACGATCCTCGGCGAAGCCCTCAGTCAGGCGCAGTCGGGAGAGGACGGCGCCCTCATCGAGCGCGATTACCTCGGACGCGAGAGCATCACGGCCTATGCGCCCCTCGCCGTGGGCGACCTCGGCTGGACGATCGTCGCCCAGGCGACCTTCGACGAGGCGATGGCGCCCGTGGAGGACTTCACCCGCAACCTCATCCTGTCGACGGCCGGCATGATCATCTTCGTCTGCCTGCTCTCGCTCGTGCTCGCTCAGGTGTTCGTCCGGCCCCTGCGCCGGCTCAAGGCAGCGGCGCAGCGGATCGCGGCGGGCGAGGAGGGCGTGCAGGTCGACGCCGGGTCCAGCGACGAGCTCGCCGACGTCGCGACCGCCTTCAACGACATGAGCCGGAGCCTGCAGGCGAAGTCCAACCTCATCGAGCAGCAGGAGCGGGCGAACGAGAACCTCATCCTCTCGTTCATGCCCGAGGGGATGGCCGACCGCTACAAGCACGGCGACGAGGCGATCACGCAGGACAACGACGACGTCACGGTGATCTTCGCCGACATCGTCGGCTTCGAGGAGCTCGCCCTGACGCTGTCGTCGGAAGAGGCCGTGACGAAGCTCAACGACCTCATCCGGATCTTCGACGAGGCCGCCGAGCGCTACGGCGTGGAACGCGTGCGGACGACGCGGCAGTCGTATGTCGCGAGCGTGGGCCTCGGCACGCCGCGCGTGGACAACGCCCGGCGCGCCGTGGAATTCGCCATCGAGCTGAGCACCATCCTGGAGCGGTACTCCGCACAGCAGGGCGTGGAGCTGGGTCTTCGGGCGGGGCTGGACTCGGGTCAGGTCACGAGCGGTCTCATCGGCCGGGCGCGCATCGTCTACGACATGTGGGGGGACGCCGTGAGCCTCGCCTACCGCGTGCAGGGCGACTACGACGAGGCCGGCATCTACATCACCCAGCGCGTCGCCGATCGCCTGCCCGACACGATCGTCGTGGCCCCGGCCGGCGAGGTGTCGACCAAGAGCGGCGAGCAGCGGGTATGGCGCGTCGAGACGCACGTGCCGGTCGGGGAGGCCTGA
- a CDS encoding GNAT family N-acetyltransferase translates to MSATPTHPSAPLAERVPVPSELVPPRHPDVVSWRPATEADLDAIMELFRAADAVDHPSWVTPREDVAETFVAEHIDPARDTVIGTDASGRVVAAGEATLHPSRDVHLHAYLAGRVHPELRGRGVGRELMRWEHERARQQIVEAGVELPAAVYVYAEESDTGARHLAQRRGLVEERWFSTMVRDLVEPIPEIPASGAEIVAYAPRYNEPTRLARNDAFRDHWGSLPTPPERWARFIEGELLRPDLSRLAVEGDRVVALALGSVNEEDWAVQGYSSVYIDLIGVVRDRRGRRLAPAVITALLRAAREAGLEKAVLDVDTESPTGANSLYGRLGFEATERAVALVEHF, encoded by the coding sequence ATGAGCGCGACCCCCACGCACCCGTCGGCGCCGCTCGCCGAGCGGGTGCCCGTTCCGTCCGAGCTCGTTCCGCCGAGGCATCCCGACGTCGTCTCGTGGCGTCCGGCGACCGAGGCGGACCTGGACGCGATCATGGAGCTCTTCCGGGCCGCCGACGCCGTCGACCACCCCAGCTGGGTCACGCCGCGCGAAGACGTCGCCGAGACCTTCGTCGCCGAGCACATCGATCCCGCGCGCGACACGGTCATCGGAACGGATGCCTCGGGGCGGGTCGTCGCCGCGGGCGAGGCGACGCTGCATCCGTCGCGGGACGTCCACCTGCACGCCTACCTCGCGGGGCGCGTGCACCCGGAGCTCCGCGGCCGCGGCGTCGGCCGGGAGCTGATGCGGTGGGAGCACGAGCGAGCGCGGCAGCAGATCGTCGAGGCGGGTGTCGAGCTGCCCGCCGCCGTCTACGTCTATGCGGAAGAAAGCGACACGGGCGCGAGGCACCTCGCGCAGCGCCGCGGGCTCGTCGAGGAACGATGGTTCTCGACGATGGTGCGGGACCTCGTCGAGCCGATCCCCGAGATCCCCGCGTCCGGCGCCGAGATCGTCGCATATGCGCCGCGATACAACGAGCCGACCCGGCTCGCCCGTAACGACGCCTTCCGCGATCACTGGGGGAGCCTCCCGACGCCGCCGGAGCGGTGGGCGCGCTTCATCGAAGGCGAGCTCCTGCGGCCCGATCTCAGCCGCCTCGCCGTCGAGGGCGACCGGGTCGTGGCGCTCGCCCTCGGTTCGGTCAACGAGGAGGACTGGGCCGTCCAGGGCTACTCGAGCGTCTACATCGACCTCATCGGCGTCGTCCGCGATCGGCGCGGTCGCCGGCTCGCGCCGGCGGTGATCACCGCCCTCCTCCGAGCCGCGAGGGAGGCCGGGCTCGAGAAGGCCGTGCTCGACGTCGACACCGAGAGCCCGACGGGAGCGAACAGCCTCTACGGCCGGCTCGGCTTCGAGGCGACGGAGCGAGCCGTCGCCCTCGTCGAGCACTTCTGA
- the rplQ gene encoding 50S ribosomal protein L17: MPKPTKGPRLGGGPAHERLLLANLAAALFTHKSIQTTETKAKRLRPLAERLITFAKRGDLHARRRVLSVIGDKEVVHILFTEIAPLVADREGGYTRITKVGNRKGDNAPMAVIELVLEPVSPKATSSKKSAPAAAAPAATADVAEDEATEAVAENDETVDAADEVAADDDAAEAGAESPEEGAAAEAAADDAVVESADEKSE, encoded by the coding sequence ATGCCCAAGCCCACGAAGGGTCCCCGCCTCGGAGGCGGTCCCGCCCACGAGCGCCTGCTGCTTGCGAACCTCGCCGCGGCCCTGTTCACGCACAAGTCCATCCAGACGACCGAGACCAAGGCCAAGCGCCTGCGTCCGCTCGCCGAGCGCCTGATCACCTTCGCCAAGCGCGGCGACCTGCACGCGCGCCGCCGCGTGCTGTCGGTCATCGGCGACAAGGAGGTCGTGCACATCCTCTTCACCGAGATCGCGCCGCTGGTGGCCGACCGTGAGGGCGGCTACACGCGCATCACCAAGGTCGGCAACCGCAAGGGCGACAACGCCCCCATGGCCGTCATCGAGCTGGTCCTCGAGCCCGTGAGCCCGAAGGCGACGTCGTCCAAGAAGTCTGCGCCCGCCGCTGCCGCGCCCGCCGCCACGGCGGACGTCGCGGAGGACGAGGCGACCGAGGCCGTCGCCGAGAACGACGAGACGGTGGATGCCGCGGACGAGGTCGCCGCCGACGACGACGCCGCCGAGGCCGGCGCGGAGTCGCCCGAGGAGGGTGCGGCCGCCGAGGCGGCCGCCGATGACGCCGTCGTCGAGTCGGCGGACGAGAAGTCCGAGTAA
- a CDS encoding DNA-directed RNA polymerase subunit alpha — MLIAQRPTLTEEKIGEFRSRFVIEPLEPGFGYTIGNALRRSLLSSIPGAAVTSIRIDGVLHEFSTIPGVKEDVTEIILNIKQLVVSSERDEPITAYLRKTGAGEVTAADISAPAGVEVHNPELVIATLNDTAKFELELTIERGRGYVSATQNRNEYAEAGQIPVDSIYSPVLKVSYRVDATRAGERTDFDKLVLDVESKPSIAPRDAVASAGRTLTELFGLARELNVEAEGIEIGPAPVETVLSNELSMPIEDLDLSVRSYNCLKREGINTVSELVALSETQLMNIRNFGQKSVDEVRDKLTSLGLSLKDSVPGFDGAHFYGGYDDETL, encoded by the coding sequence GTGCTCATCGCACAGCGTCCCACCCTGACCGAGGAGAAGATCGGGGAGTTCCGCAGCCGTTTCGTCATCGAGCCGCTGGAGCCCGGCTTCGGCTACACGATCGGCAACGCGCTGCGTCGCAGCCTCCTGTCGTCGATCCCCGGCGCGGCCGTGACGTCGATCCGCATCGACGGCGTCCTCCACGAGTTCAGCACCATCCCGGGTGTCAAGGAGGATGTCACCGAGATCATCCTCAACATCAAGCAGCTCGTCGTCTCGAGCGAGCGCGACGAGCCCATCACGGCGTACCTCCGCAAGACGGGTGCCGGTGAGGTCACGGCCGCCGACATCTCCGCCCCCGCGGGCGTCGAGGTGCACAACCCCGAGCTCGTCATCGCGACGCTCAACGACACCGCGAAGTTCGAGCTCGAGCTCACGATCGAGCGCGGCCGCGGCTACGTCTCGGCGACGCAGAACCGCAACGAGTACGCCGAGGCCGGCCAGATCCCGGTCGACTCGATCTACTCCCCGGTGCTCAAGGTCAGCTACCGCGTCGACGCGACGCGTGCCGGTGAGCGCACCGACTTCGACAAGCTCGTCCTGGATGTCGAGTCCAAGCCCTCGATCGCACCCCGCGACGCCGTCGCGTCGGCCGGTCGCACCCTGACGGAGCTGTTCGGCCTGGCCCGCGAGCTCAACGTCGAGGCCGAGGGCATCGAGATCGGCCCCGCGCCGGTCGAGACGGTCCTCTCGAACGAGCTGTCGATGCCCATCGAGGACCTCGACCTCTCGGTGCGCTCCTACAACTGCCTCAAGCGCGAGGGCATCAACACGGTGTCGGAGCTCGTCGCCCTTTCTGAGACGCAGCTCATGAACATCCGCAACTTCGGTCAGAAGTCGGTCGACGAGGTCCGTGACAAGCTCACGTCGCTCGGCCTGTCGCTCAAGGACTCGGTCCCCGGGTTCGACGGCGCGCACTTCTACGGCGGCTACGACGACGAGACCCTCTGA
- the rpsK gene encoding 30S ribosomal protein S11 encodes MAQAKTAARKPRRKEKKNIALGQAHIKSTFNNTIVSITDPSGAVISWASSGGVGFKGSRKSTPYAAGMAAESAARQAQEHGVKKVDVFVKGPGSGRETAIRSLQAAGLEVGSIQDVTPQAHNGCRPPKRRRV; translated from the coding sequence ATGGCACAGGCCAAGACCGCCGCGCGCAAGCCGCGCCGCAAGGAGAAGAAGAACATCGCGCTGGGCCAGGCCCACATCAAGTCGACGTTCAACAACACGATCGTCTCGATCACCGACCCCTCGGGCGCTGTCATCAGCTGGGCCTCGTCGGGCGGCGTGGGCTTCAAGGGCTCGCGCAAGTCGACGCCGTACGCCGCCGGCATGGCCGCGGAGTCCGCTGCCCGCCAGGCGCAGGAGCACGGCGTGAAGAAGGTCGACGTATTCGTGAAGGGCCCGGGCTCGGGTCGTGAGACGGCGATCCGCTCGCTGCAGGCCGCCGGCCTCGAGGTCGGCTCGATCCAGGACGTGACGCCGCAGGCCCACAACGGCTGCCGTCCCCCCAAGCGCCGTCGCGTCTGA
- the rpsM gene encoding 30S ribosomal protein S13, with product MARLAGVDIPRDKRVVIALTYIYGIGRTRSNEILTATEIDENIRVKDLSDDQLVALRDYIEGTYKVEGDLRREVAADIRRKVEIGSYEGLRHRRGLPVRGQRTKTNARTRKGPKRTVAGKKKAR from the coding sequence ATGGCACGTCTCGCCGGCGTCGACATCCCGCGCGACAAGCGCGTGGTCATCGCCCTGACCTACATCTACGGCATCGGCCGTACCCGCTCGAACGAGATCCTCACGGCGACGGAGATCGACGAGAACATCCGCGTCAAGGACCTCAGCGACGACCAGCTCGTCGCGCTCCGCGACTACATCGAGGGCACCTACAAGGTCGAGGGCGACCTCCGCCGTGAGGTCGCCGCCGACATCCGCCGCAAGGTCGAGATCGGCTCCTACGAGGGCCTGCGCCACCGCCGCGGCCTCCCGGTGCGCGGGCAGCGCACGAAGACCAACGCGCGCACCCGCAAGGGCCCGAAGCGCACGGTCGCCGGCAAGAAGAAGGCGCGCTAA
- the rpmJ gene encoding 50S ribosomal protein L36 — protein MKVNPSVKPICDHCKVIRRHGRVMVICKSNPRHKQRQG, from the coding sequence ATGAAGGTCAACCCCTCCGTCAAGCCCATCTGCGACCACTGCAAGGTCATCCGCCGCCACGGCCGCGTCATGGTGATCTGCAAGAGCAACCCGCGTCACAAGCAGCGCCAGGGCTGA
- the infA gene encoding translation initiation factor IF-1 — translation MAKKDGVIEIEGVITEALPNAMFRVELSNGHKVLATISGKMRQNYIRIIPEDRVVVELSPYDLTRGRIVYRYR, via the coding sequence ATGGCGAAGAAAGACGGCGTCATCGAGATCGAAGGCGTGATCACCGAGGCGCTGCCCAACGCGATGTTCCGCGTGGAGCTGAGCAACGGGCACAAGGTCCTCGCCACGATCTCCGGCAAGATGCGGCAGAACTACATCCGCATCATCCCCGAAGACCGCGTGGTCGTGGAGCTCAGCCCCTACGACCTCACCCGCGGACGCATCGTCTACCGCTACCGCTAG
- a CDS encoding thioredoxin domain-containing protein, with product MAQRQQRKVNWFAIWISVGVVVALVVVAGLVVWMNNQSTGPGEAPQASNIDAETGAISVGQGSNELATYIDFMCPICNQFEQSYGETIQSLVDDGSITLNIHPISILDRASQGTEYSTRAANAMYCVAVADAEASVPFMQAMYQNQPEEGSTGLTDEQILGIAEGAGVTGIDDCVTGGQYSKFVTAMTEQTPVKEGAGGIGTPTVVLNGEIIDLTGDPQADLVAALQ from the coding sequence GTGGCTCAGAGGCAGCAGCGCAAGGTCAACTGGTTCGCGATCTGGATCAGCGTCGGCGTCGTCGTCGCGCTCGTGGTCGTGGCAGGGCTCGTCGTCTGGATGAACAACCAGTCCACCGGCCCGGGCGAGGCGCCGCAGGCGTCGAACATCGACGCCGAGACGGGCGCGATCAGCGTCGGCCAGGGGTCGAACGAGCTCGCCACCTACATCGACTTCATGTGCCCCATCTGCAACCAGTTCGAGCAGTCCTACGGTGAGACGATCCAGAGCCTCGTGGACGACGGCTCCATCACCCTGAACATCCACCCCATCTCCATCCTCGACCGCGCGTCGCAGGGCACCGAGTACTCGACGCGGGCCGCGAATGCGATGTACTGCGTCGCGGTGGCGGATGCCGAGGCATCCGTCCCCTTCATGCAGGCGATGTACCAGAACCAGCCCGAGGAGGGGTCGACGGGCCTCACCGACGAGCAGATCCTGGGCATCGCCGAGGGCGCGGGCGTCACGGGCATCGACGACTGCGTGACCGGCGGTCAGTACTCGAAGTTCGTCACGGCGATGACCGAGCAGACCCCCGTCAAGGAGGGCGCCGGCGGCATCGGCACCCCGACGGTCGTGCTGAACGGCGAGATCATCGACCTGACGGGCGACCCGCAGGCCGACCTCGTCGCGGCCCTGCAGTAG
- the map gene encoding type I methionyl aminopeptidase, translating into MVSLRRSIYKSPAQLRSMVEPGLITAAALEAVRALIAPGVTTEELDAEASRVITARGARSNFQLVRGYRHTICASVNEQVVHGIPSSRALEPGDIVSIDAGAEYRGWNGDSAFTVVVPDASRPDIVAEREELSRVTEGSLWAGIASLASAGHLAEVGVAIQSFIDDAGHGYGILRDYVGHGIGRKMHESPSVFNYRVADPGPEVRPGLAVAIEPMVVIGDQRTRVEDDGWTVSTVDGTAGSHWEHSVAVHDDGIWVLTAPDGGKAGLAPFGVTPVPVV; encoded by the coding sequence GTGGTCTCGCTCCGCCGCTCGATCTACAAGTCGCCCGCCCAGCTGCGGTCGATGGTGGAGCCGGGCCTCATCACCGCCGCCGCGCTGGAGGCGGTCCGGGCGCTCATCGCACCGGGCGTGACGACCGAGGAGCTGGATGCCGAGGCATCCCGGGTCATCACCGCGCGCGGTGCGCGCTCGAACTTCCAGCTCGTCCGTGGCTACCGCCACACGATCTGCGCCTCGGTCAACGAGCAGGTCGTGCACGGCATCCCGTCCTCCCGCGCGCTCGAGCCCGGCGACATCGTGTCGATCGATGCCGGAGCGGAGTACCGCGGGTGGAACGGCGACTCGGCGTTCACGGTCGTCGTCCCCGACGCGTCGCGTCCCGACATCGTGGCCGAGCGCGAGGAGCTGTCGCGCGTGACCGAGGGCTCGCTCTGGGCCGGCATCGCGTCGCTCGCGTCGGCTGGGCATCTCGCGGAGGTGGGTGTCGCCATCCAGTCCTTCATCGACGACGCGGGGCACGGGTACGGCATCCTGCGGGACTACGTCGGCCACGGCATCGGACGGAAGATGCACGAATCGCCCTCGGTCTTCAACTACCGCGTCGCCGATCCGGGCCCCGAGGTGCGTCCCGGGCTCGCGGTCGCGATCGAGCCGATGGTCGTCATCGGCGATCAGAGGACGCGTGTCGAGGACGACGGCTGGACGGTCTCGACGGTCGACGGCACTGCCGGTTCCCACTGGGAGCACAGCGTCGCCGTGCACGATGACGGTATCTGGGTGCTCACGGCGCCCGACGGGGGCAAGGCGGGGCTCGCGCCGTTCGGCGTGACGCCCGTGCCCGTGGTGTGA
- a CDS encoding adenylate kinase gives MTRLLIVGPQGSGKGTQGVRIAETFGIPVVSTGDVFRANVSQGTELGEQVKSIIDAGQLVPDELTSAVVRDRLSKQDAAEGFLLDGYPRNLAQVMHLDEFLEGRDESLDAVIVLAVPREESIARLKKRASEQGRADDTDEVIAARLSIYETETSPILGVYGTRGIVDEVDGVGSLDDITNRIIAALEARGLTRPAAA, from the coding sequence ATGACCCGCCTCCTGATCGTCGGGCCGCAAGGCTCGGGCAAGGGCACGCAGGGCGTCCGCATCGCCGAGACGTTCGGCATCCCCGTCGTCTCGACGGGGGATGTGTTCCGCGCCAACGTGTCGCAGGGCACCGAGCTGGGCGAGCAGGTCAAGAGCATCATCGACGCCGGTCAGCTCGTCCCCGACGAGCTGACCAGCGCCGTCGTCCGCGACCGCCTGTCGAAGCAGGATGCCGCGGAAGGGTTCCTCCTCGACGGCTACCCGCGCAACCTCGCCCAGGTGATGCACCTCGACGAGTTCCTCGAGGGCCGCGACGAGAGCCTCGACGCCGTGATCGTGCTCGCCGTGCCGCGCGAGGAGAGCATCGCCCGGCTGAAGAAGCGCGCCTCCGAGCAGGGCCGTGCCGACGACACCGACGAGGTGATCGCCGCACGCCTGTCGATCTACGAGACCGAGACGTCGCCGATCCTGGGCGTGTACGGCACCCGCGGGATCGTCGACGAGGTCGACGGGGTCGGATCGCTCGACGACATCACGAACCGCATCATCGCCGCGCTCGAGGCGCGCGGGCTGACCCGTCCGGCCGCCGCCTGA
- the secY gene encoding preprotein translocase subunit SecY has translation MFSAIARVFRTPDLRRKIAFTLAIIALYRLGAHVPAPFVDFPNVQDCLREQSAGTEGLLSLVNLFSGGALLQLSIFALGVMPYITATIIVQLLRVVIPHFETLYKEGQAGQARLTQYTRYLTIALALLQSTTLVTVARSGQLFGTTGIPACEQLLTNDVWWAQLLMIITMTAGTGLIMWFAELVTERGIGNGMSILIFTSIAAAFPASMWAIWQSRGFEVFLLVLAVGIVVVGLVVFVEQSQRRIPVQYAKRMVGRRTYGGTNTYIPIKVNMAGVVPVIFASSLLYIPALIAQFNQPQAGEEVPAWVAWIQLYLVRGDHPLYMLLYFLLIVGFTYFYVAITFNPVEVADNMKKYGGFIPGIRAGRPTAEYLDYVLTRITLPGSIYLGLIALLPLIALATVGANQNFPFGGASILIIVGVGLETVKQIDAQLQQRHYEGLLR, from the coding sequence TTGTTCAGCGCAATCGCGCGGGTCTTCCGTACGCCCGACCTACGGCGGAAGATCGCATTCACACTGGCGATCATCGCCCTCTACCGTCTGGGCGCGCACGTCCCCGCTCCGTTCGTGGACTTCCCGAACGTGCAGGACTGTCTGCGTGAGCAGAGCGCCGGCACCGAGGGGCTGCTGTCGCTCGTCAACCTCTTCTCCGGCGGCGCACTGCTGCAGCTGTCGATCTTCGCTCTCGGCGTCATGCCCTACATCACCGCGACGATCATCGTGCAGCTGCTCCGCGTGGTCATCCCGCACTTCGAGACCCTCTACAAGGAGGGTCAGGCGGGCCAGGCGCGGCTGACGCAGTACACCCGTTACCTGACGATCGCGCTCGCACTGCTGCAGTCGACGACGCTCGTGACGGTGGCCCGCAGCGGCCAGCTGTTCGGCACGACCGGCATCCCCGCCTGCGAGCAGCTGCTCACCAACGACGTGTGGTGGGCGCAGCTGCTCATGATCATCACGATGACCGCCGGCACCGGCCTCATCATGTGGTTCGCCGAGCTCGTCACCGAGCGCGGCATCGGCAACGGCATGTCGATCCTCATCTTCACGTCGATCGCGGCGGCGTTCCCCGCGTCGATGTGGGCGATCTGGCAGTCGCGCGGCTTCGAGGTCTTCCTCCTCGTCCTGGCCGTCGGCATCGTCGTGGTCGGCCTCGTGGTCTTCGTCGAGCAGTCGCAGCGCCGCATCCCGGTGCAGTACGCCAAGCGCATGGTCGGGCGCCGCACCTACGGCGGCACCAACACGTACATCCCGATCAAGGTCAACATGGCCGGCGTCGTGCCCGTCATCTTCGCCTCGTCGCTGCTGTACATCCCGGCGCTCATCGCGCAGTTCAACCAGCCGCAGGCCGGTGAAGAGGTCCCGGCATGGGTGGCCTGGATCCAGCTCTACCTCGTGCGCGGCGACCACCCGCTGTACATGCTCCTGTACTTCCTCCTCATCGTCGGGTTCACGTACTTCTACGTCGCGATCACGTTCAACCCCGTCGAGGTCGCCGACAACATGAAGAAGTACGGCGGGTTCATCCCCGGCATCCGTGCGGGTCGTCCGACGGCCGAGTACCTGGACTACGTGCTCACGCGCATCACGCTGCCCGGCTCGATCTACCTGGGCCTCATCGCCCTTCTGCCGCTCATCGCCCTCGCGACGGTCGGCGCCAACCAGAACTTCCCGTTCGGCGGCGCATCGATCCTCATCATCGTGGGTGTCGGTCTCGAGACGGTGAAGCAGATCGACGCCCAGCTGCAGCAGCGGCACTACGAGGGGCTCCTGCGATGA
- the rplO gene encoding 50S ribosomal protein L15: MADKAEKKDDVAEVTESKKAAAKPAAEKAPKAAKSDAKKDAVKKDAVKKDAPAARPGVLKVHHLRPVPGANTAKTRVGRGEGSKGKTAGRGTKGTKARYQVRQGFEGGQMPLHMRTPKLRGFKNPFRVEYQVVNLEKLAELYPSGGDVTVSDLVAKGAVRKNEKVKVLGTGDIAVKLNVSVDKVSGSAEQKIVAAGGSVK, translated from the coding sequence ATGGCTGACAAGGCCGAGAAGAAGGACGACGTGGCCGAGGTCACCGAGTCCAAGAAGGCTGCCGCGAAGCCGGCCGCCGAGAAGGCGCCCAAGGCCGCCAAGTCCGACGCCAAGAAGGACGCCGTGAAGAAGGACGCCGTGAAGAAGGATGCCCCGGCAGCCCGCCCCGGCGTGCTCAAGGTGCACCACCTTCGCCCGGTCCCCGGCGCCAACACCGCCAAGACCCGCGTGGGTCGCGGTGAGGGCTCGAAGGGCAAGACCGCCGGCCGCGGCACCAAGGGCACGAAGGCCCGCTACCAGGTCCGCCAGGGCTTCGAGGGTGGCCAGATGCCGCTGCACATGCGCACCCCGAAGCTGCGCGGGTTCAAGAACCCGTTCCGCGTCGAGTACCAGGTGGTCAACCTCGAGAAGCTCGCCGAGCTCTACCCCTCGGGCGGCGACGTGACCGTGAGCGACCTCGTCGCCAAGGGCGCGGTCCGCAAGAACGAGAAGGTCAAGGTGCTCGGCACCGGCGACATCGCGGTCAAGCTCAACGTGTCGGTCGACAAGGTCTCGGGCTCCGCCGAGCAGAAGATCGTCGCCGCGGGCGGTTCCGTCAAGTAG
- the rpmD gene encoding 50S ribosomal protein L30 — protein sequence MAARLKVTQIKSKVSEKQNQRDTLRSLGLKRIGDSVVRPDDAQTRGYVKTVAHLVKVEEID from the coding sequence ATGGCTGCGCGTCTGAAGGTCACGCAGATCAAGTCCAAGGTGAGCGAGAAGCAGAACCAGCGCGACACGCTGCGTTCGCTCGGTCTCAAGCGGATCGGCGACTCGGTCGTCCGTCCCGACGACGCGCAGACGCGCGGCTACGTCAAGACCGTCGCCCACCTCGTGAAGGTTGAGGAGATCGACTGA